A stretch of Lactiplantibacillus brownii DNA encodes these proteins:
- the treC gene encoding alpha,alpha-phosphotrehalase produces MHFSRQVIYQIYPKSFYDSNGDGIGDLRGIIDKVPYLARLNIDMIWFNPFFVSPQRDNGYDIEDYYQIDPLFGTMADFDELVQALKKVGIGVMLDMVFNHTSIQHEWFQKALAGDPEFQQYYYIRPAKADGTPPTNWQSKFGGSAWAPFGNTGQYYLHLYDQSQADLNWHHPAVRRACADIINYWQRKGVHGFRFDVINVIGKDLKLVDAPPKTSAKMLYTDRPIVHDYLQELNHASFGQHQEDITVGELSSATLENSVAYTRPDRHELSMVFNFHHLKVDYDHGNKWTDRQFDFMALKQIINEWSEGMAAANGWQALFWNNHDQPRAVNRFGDVVHYREKSAEMLATVMHLLRGTPFIYMGEELGMTDPQYHHIEDYVDIESQNAYRQLRAQGHGDRAAFHLVHVKSRDNARTPMQWTAAPKTAGFTTGTPWLRPTNQATINVEDELAHGEIFNYYQRLIQLRKQVAVVSEGNYQPLFLDHPQVLAYLRTTAQQQMAVLNNFFGRKTTVELPPEFVDAHVLISNYGATVGGNAVILQPYESIALLRDINKGGVSR; encoded by the coding sequence GTGCACTTCTCACGGCAGGTGATTTATCAAATCTATCCCAAGTCGTTTTATGACAGCAACGGCGATGGTATCGGTGATTTACGGGGAATCATTGACAAGGTGCCTTATCTGGCACGCTTGAATATTGATATGATTTGGTTTAATCCATTTTTCGTTTCGCCACAACGAGATAATGGCTATGATATTGAAGACTATTATCAAATTGATCCCTTGTTTGGGACAATGGCGGACTTCGATGAATTGGTACAGGCGTTAAAAAAGGTTGGCATTGGCGTCATGTTGGACATGGTGTTCAATCATACGTCGATTCAGCATGAATGGTTTCAAAAGGCACTGGCCGGTGACCCTGAGTTTCAGCAATATTATTACATTCGACCTGCGAAGGCCGATGGGACGCCACCCACAAATTGGCAGTCGAAGTTTGGTGGTTCTGCCTGGGCACCGTTCGGTAATACCGGTCAGTATTACTTACATTTGTATGATCAGTCACAGGCGGACTTGAATTGGCATCATCCCGCGGTTCGCCGTGCGTGTGCGGATATTATCAATTATTGGCAACGCAAAGGGGTTCATGGGTTCCGATTCGATGTGATTAATGTCATTGGGAAGGATCTCAAGTTAGTTGACGCGCCACCAAAGACGAGTGCCAAGATGCTCTACACCGATCGACCAATTGTTCATGATTATTTGCAGGAATTGAATCATGCCAGTTTTGGACAGCATCAAGAAGATATCACGGTGGGTGAGCTGTCCTCGGCGACACTTGAAAATAGTGTCGCATACACCCGCCCTGATCGGCATGAATTGTCGATGGTGTTTAACTTTCATCATCTCAAAGTAGATTATGATCATGGGAATAAATGGACAGACCGGCAGTTTGACTTCATGGCCTTGAAGCAAATTATCAATGAGTGGTCGGAAGGCATGGCGGCTGCCAATGGTTGGCAAGCGTTGTTCTGGAATAATCATGATCAACCGCGGGCTGTGAATCGGTTTGGTGATGTGGTCCATTATCGTGAAAAGTCGGCCGAAATGTTGGCGACCGTGATGCATTTACTACGTGGCACCCCATTCATTTACATGGGTGAGGAGCTGGGGATGACCGATCCACAATATCATCATATTGAAGATTATGTCGATATTGAGAGTCAGAATGCTTATCGGCAGTTGCGAGCGCAAGGTCATGGGGATCGTGCCGCGTTTCACTTAGTTCATGTGAAGTCTCGTGATAATGCGCGGACGCCAATGCAATGGACCGCGGCACCCAAGACGGCCGGTTTTACGACTGGGACACCTTGGTTGCGGCCAACTAATCAGGCGACGATCAATGTCGAAGATGAATTGGCACACGGTGAGATTTTCAATTATTATCAACGGTTAATTCAGTTAAGGAAGCAAGTTGCGGTGGTTTCAGAGGGGAATTATCAACCATTATTTTTGGATCATCCGCAAGTGTTGGCCTATCTGCGAACGACTGCTCAGCAGCAGATGGCCGTTTTGAATAACTTTTTTGGTCGAAAAACCACGGTTGAGTTACCACCAGAGTTTGTCGATGCCCACGTCCTAATTTCGAATTATGGGGCGACAGTGGGTGGCAACGCCGTTATTTTACAACCATATGAGTCAAT
- a CDS encoding endonuclease III domain-containing protein, with the protein MTIDELYHLMLTTMGPQHWLEPGIAPAETPWEILWGGVLVQNTNWRNVDYALENLKRVTQFEPRRVLGLTAVELTDLVKPAGFYTRKVPTLQALAAWSGQYDFDLTKIRAQPAGQIRRELKALKGIGDETADYFTMYVFDQPTIIVDTYLRRLFMWLGVTLPSPYVKAQALIAANWQYDFAAAREFHALIVEFGKQVKTPKAFQQSFLADQQLHLH; encoded by the coding sequence ATGACAATCGATGAACTCTATCACTTAATGCTGACGACGATGGGCCCACAACATTGGCTGGAACCTGGGATTGCCCCAGCTGAAACGCCATGGGAAATATTATGGGGTGGTGTGCTGGTCCAAAATACGAATTGGCGGAATGTGGATTATGCCCTAGAAAATTTAAAACGAGTCACTCAATTTGAACCCCGGCGTGTTTTGGGGCTGACCGCAGTTGAACTAACTGACTTGGTTAAGCCGGCGGGATTCTACACGCGTAAAGTCCCAACTTTGCAAGCATTGGCGGCTTGGAGTGGCCAATATGACTTCGATTTGACCAAAATCCGTGCCCAACCCGCTGGTCAAATTCGGCGTGAGTTAAAAGCACTCAAGGGAATTGGTGATGAAACGGCGGATTATTTTACGATGTATGTGTTTGATCAACCGACGATTATTGTGGATACTTATTTGCGGCGGTTGTTTATGTGGTTAGGCGTAACGCTCCCCAGTCCATATGTAAAAGCCCAAGCACTGATTGCTGCTAACTGGCAGTATGATTTTGCGGCGGCTCGGGAATTTCATGCGCTTATCGTTGAGTTTGGGAAGCAAGTTAAGACGCCAAAAGCCTTTCAACAGTCCTTCCTAGCTGACCAGCAATTGCACTTGCATTAG
- a CDS encoding NADPH-dependent FMN reductase produces MKIVALVGSIRHASYNRKLAEYVKKRYAEQMDVTIPALQDLPFYDQDIELEAPDNVKAFKQAVLDADGVIFVTPEYNHSISGVLENAIDWLSRVEHPLKGKPVMILGATMGPLGTVRAQGHLRQILDSPGVAALTMPGDEFLMGTVQNKFDNVGQLTDQASIDWLDHCVQDYLKFVQQLNTVKE; encoded by the coding sequence ATGAAAATTGTTGCGCTTGTTGGTAGCATTCGCCATGCCTCGTACAACCGAAAATTAGCCGAATATGTAAAAAAGCGTTATGCTGAACAAATGGATGTGACCATCCCGGCTTTGCAAGACCTACCGTTCTATGACCAAGATATTGAATTAGAAGCACCCGATAATGTTAAGGCTTTCAAACAAGCGGTGCTCGACGCAGATGGCGTCATTTTTGTGACACCGGAATACAACCATAGTATTTCTGGTGTGCTAGAAAATGCCATTGATTGGTTATCGCGGGTTGAACATCCATTAAAGGGTAAACCAGTCATGATTCTTGGTGCGACGATGGGTCCACTTGGCACCGTGCGTGCACAAGGCCATTTACGTCAGATTCTAGATTCACCCGGAGTAGCGGCTTTGACGATGCCCGGTGATGAATTTTTGATGGGAACGGTTCAAAATAAATTCGATAATGTTGGTCAGTTAACGGACCAAGCAAGTATCGATTGGCTAGATCACTGTGTTCAGGACTACCTTAAGTTTGTACAGCAATTGAACACAGTCAAAGAATAG
- a CDS encoding Fur family transcriptional regulator, with protein sequence MAEDMLTQALQQLKDHKIRVTPQRQIILTYLVTHHNHPSVETIYQALESQLPNLSLATVYNTLKLFVDLGIVIELQNGDAGTHYDFFGRPHYHVVCENCGKITDVFEPDLSGIDTTAARLSGYLVTGHNMEVYGLCPECQAKLGIHHKSELQRLNLSHTE encoded by the coding sequence GTGGCAGAAGATATGTTAACGCAAGCCTTGCAACAATTAAAGGATCACAAAATTCGGGTAACCCCGCAGCGTCAGATCATTCTGACTTACCTCGTTACTCACCATAACCATCCTTCAGTCGAGACTATCTATCAAGCCTTGGAATCTCAACTGCCCAATTTAAGCTTGGCGACGGTTTATAACACCTTAAAGCTGTTCGTTGATCTGGGTATTGTGATCGAATTACAAAATGGGGATGCCGGAACTCATTATGATTTCTTTGGCCGGCCTCACTACCATGTTGTTTGCGAAAATTGCGGTAAAATTACTGACGTTTTCGAACCAGATTTAAGTGGGATCGATACGACCGCTGCCAGACTTTCTGGTTACTTAGTCACTGGTCACAATATGGAAGTTTATGGTCTCTGTCCTGAATGCCAGGCCAAACTTGGAATACACCATAAAAGCGAGTTACAACGATTAAATTTGAGTCATACTGAATAA
- a CDS encoding PLD nuclease N-terminal domain-containing protein: protein MFKHCHLHHQQRPKLSRRVRQQIAPVAAFEFVASSIAITDIIRAKSVRRGHKIGWLLLAFVQPIGPWLYFMFGQTRD, encoded by the coding sequence ATGTTCAAACATTGTCACTTGCACCATCAGCAGCGTCCCAAATTATCACGCCGAGTTCGTCAACAAATCGCACCAGTCGCAGCTTTTGAGTTCGTTGCGTCTAGTATTGCGATTACAGATATTATTCGCGCCAAATCAGTTCGTCGTGGCCACAAGATTGGTTGGCTTTTACTAGCCTTTGTGCAACCGATTGGACCTTGGTTATACTTCATGTTTGGTCAAACACGAGATTAA
- a CDS encoding metallophosphoesterase family protein produces the protein MQRLHIIQISDTHLTPHGQMPAHHQNIDPWMKLTAIIQDIRTLPYQPDLIVFTGDLIHSGSADDYQRLHGVVHMMKDEFNCHVRVILGNHDTRQAFYEGYLPADPGPYYANRMRIGNNDFYFLDSKIDGYEAGWLPTAQLQWLGKHLRQAPTKRAFLFLHHPLDGAPMENMHYAILQNTPELLSALRGHNIGGVFSGHVHFPTSYLNGDSILNVVAGSASFDIDCTDPQLHEIRESSSYQIITVDRGQVGVTTRQLLQNAPVLDTLQIPSTRFLTKRPANL, from the coding sequence ATGCAACGGTTGCATATAATTCAGATTTCGGATACGCATTTAACGCCCCACGGTCAAATGCCAGCCCATCATCAAAATATTGATCCCTGGATGAAACTGACGGCCATCATTCAGGATATTCGGACTTTACCATATCAGCCAGATTTGATCGTGTTTACAGGTGATTTAATTCATAGTGGGTCTGCGGATGATTACCAACGACTACACGGGGTTGTGCATATGATGAAGGATGAGTTCAATTGCCATGTCCGAGTAATTCTCGGCAATCATGATACACGCCAAGCCTTTTATGAAGGTTATTTACCAGCTGATCCTGGACCATATTATGCCAATCGGATGCGTATTGGTAATAATGATTTTTATTTTTTAGATTCAAAAATTGATGGCTATGAAGCCGGCTGGTTGCCAACTGCGCAATTACAATGGCTTGGCAAGCATTTACGTCAGGCACCTACTAAACGGGCCTTTCTTTTCCTACATCATCCGTTAGATGGTGCGCCTATGGAAAATATGCACTATGCAATTTTACAAAACACTCCGGAATTGTTGTCAGCGCTCCGTGGTCACAATATTGGTGGCGTCTTTTCTGGACACGTTCATTTCCCAACCAGTTATTTGAATGGGGATAGTATTTTGAATGTCGTTGCCGGCTCTGCTTCATTTGATATTGATTGTACGGACCCACAATTACATGAGATTCGAGAAAGTAGTAGTTATCAGATTATTACGGTTGATCGTGGTCAAGTCGGAGTAACGACGCGTCAGTTACTACAGAACGCGCCCGTTTTAGACACATTACAAATTCCCTCAACCCGTTTTTTAACCAAACGACCGGCAAATTTGTAG
- a CDS encoding GNAT family N-acetyltransferase — protein sequence MKNILAGPRVTLAVPQPEDFDEISDWYTAGEFLRNLDTAPARPLSGEELEQTYRNIDRNTEFYFHVRSQEDDRLLGFITLYNIEWSNQIAQLAIAIGDPSDRGQGYGTEALNLILNYGFNELNLYKVCLDVIATNHSAIAVYQNSGFEFEGTNKLAVKRDGERYDLYSMGLFAEDFQPRIKLD from the coding sequence TTGAAAAATATTTTAGCTGGGCCACGCGTGACTTTAGCCGTTCCACAACCCGAAGATTTTGATGAAATCAGTGATTGGTATACCGCAGGCGAGTTTTTACGCAATCTTGACACCGCCCCTGCCCGTCCACTTTCTGGCGAAGAATTAGAACAAACTTATCGTAACATTGATCGAAACACCGAATTCTATTTTCATGTTCGTAGTCAAGAAGATGACCGCTTATTAGGGTTCATTACCCTTTATAACATCGAATGGTCAAACCAGATTGCCCAACTTGCCATTGCCATCGGCGACCCCAGTGACCGTGGACAAGGTTACGGGACCGAAGCACTAAATTTAATACTGAATTATGGATTCAATGAATTAAACTTATACAAAGTTTGTTTGGACGTCATCGCAACTAACCATTCCGCGATCGCCGTTTACCAAAATAGCGGCTTCGAATTTGAAGGCACAAACAAGCTTGCCGTCAAGCGTGACGGGGAACGTTACGACCTCTATAGTATGGGATTATTCGCTGAAGATTTTCAGCCGCGAATCAAATTAGATTAA
- a CDS encoding CidA/LrgA family protein, translating into MKKAKFIKQIMIYGVILLVSSLISELVNQIWPGFPMPPALIGMILLYLLLTLKIVKLEQVEGVSNFFVQIISLIFIPSGVALVTKLDVLKAEGVQIIIVIIVSTLMLLLFTAGIAWVLVQVKERLMARRHQVEVEED; encoded by the coding sequence ATGAAAAAAGCAAAATTTATTAAGCAAATTATGATCTATGGTGTGATTTTATTGGTCAGTAGTTTGATTTCAGAATTAGTCAATCAGATTTGGCCGGGCTTCCCAATGCCGCCAGCCTTGATTGGGATGATCTTGCTCTATCTATTATTAACGTTGAAGATCGTGAAGTTAGAACAAGTCGAAGGCGTCAGTAACTTCTTCGTGCAGATCATCAGTTTGATTTTCATTCCGTCTGGAGTCGCACTAGTAACGAAACTTGATGTGTTAAAGGCTGAGGGCGTCCAGATTATTATCGTAATTATTGTCTCAACGTTAATGCTGTTGCTCTTTACTGCTGGGATAGCATGGGTTTTAGTACAAGTGAAGGAACGTTTGATGGCTCGCCGTCATCAAGTGGAAGTAGAAGAAGATTAA
- a CDS encoding LrgB family protein has protein sequence MTYLLNNPFFGIGLTVLVYGIGEYLYHKTNRFVLFQPLFFGMLLGIGLLVLIASALRAPLHKVYEAYQIGGDWLFWFVAPATVSFAVPLYKRNDIFKKHWDVILMALFLGLLLSLFGIYGVSQLMGLTDEALGAMLVQAATTAIALPVAESVGGDQAIAAFAVILNSVLIYALGDHFIRWFKLHKNPLGAGLGFGIAGNAVGATKAIEVSEAAGATGAIAFVVAGILVNFMVPSFAHLVGLG, from the coding sequence TTGACATATCTTCTCAATAATCCATTCTTTGGCATCGGGTTAACCGTGCTGGTGTATGGGATTGGCGAGTATTTGTATCATAAGACGAATCGTTTTGTATTATTCCAACCATTATTTTTTGGAATGTTGCTCGGGATTGGTTTGCTGGTATTGATTGCGTCGGCCCTGCGAGCACCATTGCACAAAGTTTACGAAGCCTATCAAATCGGTGGCGATTGGTTATTCTGGTTTGTTGCCCCCGCGACGGTTTCGTTTGCCGTCCCATTATATAAACGAAATGATATTTTTAAAAAGCATTGGGATGTTATCTTGATGGCCTTATTCTTGGGGTTACTACTGTCCTTATTTGGTATTTATGGGGTATCTCAGTTGATGGGCTTGACGGATGAAGCGCTAGGCGCCATGTTGGTTCAAGCGGCAACAACTGCCATTGCGTTACCGGTTGCTGAATCGGTCGGTGGTGATCAAGCGATTGCGGCCTTTGCCGTTATTTTAAATTCTGTCCTGATTTATGCCTTGGGTGATCATTTTATCCGCTGGTTCAAACTGCACAAAAATCCGTTGGGTGCAGGGTTAGGTTTTGGTATCGCTGGGAATGCTGTCGGGGCGACTAAAGCGATTGAAGTTAGTGAAGCTGCTGGCGCAACTGGCGCGATCGCCTTTGTTGTTGCAGGAATCTTGGTGAACTTCATGGTACCAAGCTTTGCTCACTTAGTTGGTTTAGGATAG